In the Prochlorococcus marinus CUG1438 genome, ACTCGGTGAATTTGCTCCTACGCGCACTTACCGAGGTCATATAAGAGATAAGAAAGGAGCAAAATCATGACAAAAACACCTGAAACACAAAAAAAAGCCGTTGCACATGGGAATTATGTTCGCGGATCAGCCTCTAAAGTAAGAAGAGTTTTGGATCAGATAAGGGGTAGGTCTTATAGAGATGCATTGATTATGTTGGAATTTATGCCTTACAGATCTACAGACCCTATTACTAAAGTTCTAAGATCAGCGGTCGCCAATGCAGAACACAACCTTGGAATGGATCCATCTACTTTAGTGATTTCTTCTGCATGGGCTAATAATGGTCCTGTAATGAAAAGGTATAGGCCCAGAGCTCAAGGTCGAGCTTTTTCAATTAAAAAACAGACTTGCCACATAAGTATTTCTGTAGAATCTGCTCCTATTCAAACTAATGCGGAGGTACAAAACTAATGGGACACAAAATACATCCTTCTGGACTGAGATTAGGAATTACACAAGAGCATCGCTCTAAGTGGTTTGCTACTTCTAAAACATATCCAATTCTTCTCCAAGAGGATTTCAAAATTCGTACTTTCATACAAAAAAAATATGGAGCAGCGGGTATTAGCGATGTTTTAATAGCTAGAAAAGCTGACCAACTTGAACTTGAATTAAAAACAGCAAGACCAGGAGTTATAGTTGGTAGACAAGGGAGTGGTATTGAAGAGTTAAGATCTGGCATTCAAAAAACTATAGGGGATAGGACAAGACAAGTCAGAATAAACGTTGTTGAAGTTGAACGCGTAGATGCCGATGCTTTTTTACTAGCTGAATATATCGCGCAACAACTAGAAAAAAGGGTTGCCTTTAGAAGAACTATAAGGATGGCCTTACAAAGGGCTCAAAGGGCTGGGGTCTTAGGTCTTAAAATTCAAGTAGGGGGAAGGTTGAATGGTGCTGAAATAGCTAGAACTGAATGGACGAGAGAAGGTAGAGTACCATTACATACTTTGAGAGCTGAAATTGACTATGCAACACGTGAAGCTAATACAACTTACGGTGTCCTCGGCATTAAAGTTTGGGTTTTTAAGGGTGAAGTTCTCCCTAAAGAAGAACAAACTATCCCTGTGGGTGCGAGCCCTAAAAGGAAAGCTAGTAGAAGACCTCAGCAATTTGAGGATCGTTCAAATGAGAATTCATAGGAGGTATAAAAATGCTTAGTCCAAAACGTACTAAATTCCGCAAACAACATAGAGGCAGAATGAGAGGGGTAGCCTCAAAAGGTAATACTATCGCATTTGGTCAATTTGCTCTCCAAGCTCAAGACTGTGGATGGGTAACTGCACGTCAGATTGAAGCAAGTAGAAGAGCTATGACAAGATATATCAAACGTGGTGGTCAAATCTGGATAAGAATATTTCCTGATAAACCTGTAACCATGAGACCTGCTGAAACTCGAATGGGTTCAGGTAAAGGTAATCCAGAGTTCTGGGTCGCAGTTGTAAAACCTGGAAGAATACTATTTGAAATGGGTGGTGAGGATATCACTGAGGAAATTGCAAAGGAAGCTATGCGTCTTGCTCAGTACAAACTGCCAGTAAAAACTAAATTTATCTCCATTCAAAAAAATCTAGAAGATTCCTCCCAAGAAAATACAAAAAATAGTAAAAAATCTCAAGAGGAGGTTAAACAATGAAAAACTCAGAGTCTCTTAAAGAATTTAAAAAATTAAATTCTGATCAAATTACCGAAAAGATTGACCAATTACGAAAAGATCTTTTTGATTTGAGATTCAAGCAAGCTACTAGACAGCTCAATGAAACTCATAAATTTAAAATCATCAAGAAACAAGTTGCGCAATTACTAACTCTCAGTAAGAGTCAATCTGCTTCTAAAACTACTTCTGATTAATTATTAGTTATGGCACTTAAAGAAAGAATTGGTACTGTTGTCAGCGACAA is a window encoding:
- the rplP gene encoding 50S ribosomal protein L16, which gives rise to MLSPKRTKFRKQHRGRMRGVASKGNTIAFGQFALQAQDCGWVTARQIEASRRAMTRYIKRGGQIWIRIFPDKPVTMRPAETRMGSGKGNPEFWVAVVKPGRILFEMGGEDITEEIAKEAMRLAQYKLPVKTKFISIQKNLEDSSQENTKNSKKSQEEVKQ
- a CDS encoding 50S ribosomal protein L29, whose product is MKNSESLKEFKKLNSDQITEKIDQLRKDLFDLRFKQATRQLNETHKFKIIKKQVAQLLTLSKSQSASKTTSD
- the rpsC gene encoding 30S ribosomal protein S3 produces the protein MGHKIHPSGLRLGITQEHRSKWFATSKTYPILLQEDFKIRTFIQKKYGAAGISDVLIARKADQLELELKTARPGVIVGRQGSGIEELRSGIQKTIGDRTRQVRINVVEVERVDADAFLLAEYIAQQLEKRVAFRRTIRMALQRAQRAGVLGLKIQVGGRLNGAEIARTEWTREGRVPLHTLRAEIDYATREANTTYGVLGIKVWVFKGEVLPKEEQTIPVGASPKRKASRRPQQFEDRSNENS
- the rplV gene encoding 50S ribosomal protein L22, whose product is MTKTPETQKKAVAHGNYVRGSASKVRRVLDQIRGRSYRDALIMLEFMPYRSTDPITKVLRSAVANAEHNLGMDPSTLVISSAWANNGPVMKRYRPRAQGRAFSIKKQTCHISISVESAPIQTNAEVQN